Sequence from the Segatella copri genome:
ATGTATGCCAATACGGTAGATTTCGGTAGCAATTCCTATGGTATCAAAACCGCAGCGAAGACCTACTTCAACACCACCCCTAAGGAGTTGACCACCGGTCAGGCTGCCGTGCTCGTAGGCATGCTCAAGGCTACCACCTACTACAACCCACGCACCAACCCGGAGAACAGTCTTGCACGCCGCAACACCGTATTATATAATATGGTGACACATGGCGATCTCTCAAAAGACAGATACAATGAACTGAAAGATGAGCCTATCAAGCTCGATTTCAAGGTAGAAGAAAACTACGACGGACAGGCTAAATACTTCCGTGAGGCAGTAGCCAACTACCTGAAAGACTGGTGTAAAGACGAAGGTTACGACCTCTATACCAGCGGTTTGAAGATTTATACCACCATCGATACCCGCATGCAGAAGTATGCAGAAGATGCAGCCCGCAAGCAGATGAAACAGGTACAGCAGAACTTCAACAATCACTGGAGCATCCGACGTACAAAGGCAGGCAAAGGCAACTGGATGGGTCAGGATCCTTGGCAGGATGAGAATCACAACGTGATACCAAACTTCATCCAGGGCATCGCCGAGCGCCAGCCATTCTACAAGGCATTGATAGCCCGTTTCCCTAACAATCCCGACTCTGTAAACTATTACTATAAGGAATGGGTTCACCCGGTTAAGGTATTCGATTATGACAAGGGCAGCATCACGATGAACATGACATCAGAAGACTCCATCAAGTATATGACCACCTTCATGCACTGCGCCTTTGTAGCCATGGAGCCACAGACCGGAGCAGTAAAGGCATGGGTGGGCGATATCGACTTCGACCACTGGAAGTATGACAAGGTAACAGCCGAGCGCCAGCCTGGTTCTACCTTCAAGCTCTTTGTTTATACCGAGGCGATGAATCAGGGTTTAACCCCTTGTGACAAGCGTCGCGACGAATATATCTCTATGGAGGTATACGATAAGAAGAAGCACGAGATGACCACTTGGCGCCCATCCAACGCCAATGGTTCGTTCTCGGGCGACAGCATCCCATTGAAGAGTGCCTTTGCCAAGAGTATCAACTCTGTGGCTGTAAGATTAGGACAGGAGATGGGCATCAAGCGCATCATCGAGACAGCTAAGAAGATGGGTATCAACAGTCCGCTGGATGACACCCCATCTCTCGCCCTCGGTTCCAGCGATGTCAACCTTCTGGAGATGGCATGCGCCTACAGCACCATTGCCAACAATGGCAAGCACCACGACCCGGTATTGGTTACCAAGATTGTAGACCACGACGGTAAGGTGGTTTACGAGGGTCCTACCGATTCCGAGCAGGTGATACCTTACAAGAGTGCCTTCCTCATGCAGCAGCTCTTACAGGGCGGTATGAAGGAGCCGGGAGGTACATCCCAGAGTCTCTGGGGCTATGTAGGCAACTACCGTGATACTGAGTTCGGTGGCAAGACAGGTACCACCAATAACCACTCCGATGCCTGGTTCATGTGTGTGAGCCCTAAGCTCGTAGTTGGTGCCTGGGTAGGAGGCGAATACCGCTGTCTCCACTTCCGCACCGGAGCCTTGGGTCAGGGATCCAGAACCGCTCTTCCTGTGTGCGGTTACTTCCTCCAGAGTGTCTTTGGCGACCCAGCCTTCCAGCAGTATCACGGCAAGTTTGACAAGCCACAGGACAGCGATATCACCCGCGATATGTACATCTGTGCAAGCTATGCACCAAAGCCAAAGGTAGATACCACCAAGGTAGACAGTACCGCCTTCCAGGAAGAGATCGTTCTCGATGACGAAGGCAACCCTATCATCCGCGAAGTTCCTGCCAAGAAGGCTGAAAGCGAATCTGCCAACGGTACAGCCACCACAGAAGAAAAGAAAGAGAAGAAGAAGGCCAAGCCAACGGAGCAGCCTGTCAACTTCGATGACCTTTAAATTTAGTTAATAATTTATAGTTTATAGCGGCTACACCGTTTAGCAAGAAGGCGATTTAATATGGCTTATGCTATAAACTATAAATTATAAACTATAAATTAAATACAATGATTGATCTCGACAACCCGGAGTTGCAGAATGCACTCCAAATCATACAGTTTACCCGTCGTTCGCTTTTCCTTACCGGAAAGGCGGGGACGGGTAAATCTACTTTTTTACGTTATATAGCCGCCAATACCAAGAAGAAACATATCATTCTTGCCCCAACAGGCATTGCGGCCATCAACGCCGGAGGAAGCACGCTCCACAGCTTTTTCAAGCTTCCTTTCCACCCGCTGCTGCCCAACGACAGCATGTATTCCGTCCGCAACATCCGCAACACCCTGAAGTATAATTCAGAGAAGATAAAGATTATCCGCGAGGTAGAGCTCATCATCATCGATGAGATCAGTATGGTTCGTGCCGATATCATCGATTTCCTGGACAAGGTATTGCGGGTATATTGCCGCAACATGCGAGAGCCTTTCGGGGGCAAGCAGCTGCTTCTGGTGGGCGATATCTTCCAGCTGGAGCCTGTGGTGAGGGAAGACGACCGTCGTCTGCTCAGTCCCTTCTACCGCAGCAGTTTCTTCTTCGATGCCAAGGTGTTCGAATACTTCAAACTCGTGAGCATCGAACTCAAGAAGGTATACCGTCAGAGCGATCCCGTTTTCATCAGCATCCTCGACCATATCCGCACGTCTCAGGTGCCCATGCAGGATCTCCAGCGCCTCAACCAGCGCGTGGGAGCCCAGCTCGATGAGAGCGATTCCAAACTTGCCATCACCCTCTCTACACGCCGCGATACGGTAGATTACATCAACGACAGCCAGCTCCAGTGTCTTCCGGGAGAGCCTTGCCTCTTCCGTGGCCACATACAGGGCGAGTTTCCGGAGAGCAGTCTCCCTACCCCTATCGAGCTTTACCTCAAGACGGGGGCTCAGGTTATCTTCATCAAGAATGATATCGAGCATCAGTGGGTGAATGGCACGCTGGGCACCATCATTGGTTTTGATGAGGATGAGGATGCCAAGATTTATGTGCGCACCGAGGAAGGCAAGGATGTGATGGTGGAGCCTGCGGCATGGAGCAACATGAGATACCATTTCAATGAGATTGAGAAAAAGATTGAGGAGGAAGAGATTGGCAGATACGAGCAGTACCCCATCCGTCTGGCGTGGGCGATAACGGTTCATAAGAGCCAGGGCCTCACCTTCAACCAGGTGAAGATTGATTTCACGGGTGGTGTCTTTGCGGGCGGACAGACGTATGTTGCCTTGTCCCGCTGCACCAGTCTCGAGGGCATCAGTCTTCAGGAGCCGTTGCGTCAGAGTGATGTTTTCGTGCGCAATGATGTCAAGCAGTTTGCCCGTCATTATAACGACCAGAGCACCATCAACACTGCGCTTACCCAGAGTAAGGCCGACAAGCAGTATCATGATGCCGTCAAGGCCTTTGACAGGGGCGATATGCAGTCGGCTCTCGACAACTTCTTCCTTGCCATCCACAGCCGTTATGACATCGAGCAGCCGCTTGCCAAGCGTTTCATCCGCAAAAAGCTGAACAGGGTGAACGAGCTTCAGGCAGAGAACGAGCGGTTGCGCGAAGAAATAAGAAAGAAGGATGAAGAGAAGGAGAAGCAGCAGAAGTTCCTCAAGCGCCTTGCCACGGAGTATGTGATTATGGGGAAGGAGTGCGAAAAAGAGGGCATGAAAGAGGCTGCCATCATGAATTACCGCAAGGCCCTCACCCTTTATCCTGAGCACCCGGAGGCGAAAAAAAGGCTTTTAAAGGTAAAAAAGTAAAAGGGTAAAAAAGTAAAAAAGATAAAACAAAAAAAAACAGGCAAAATGATTTTGCCTGTTTTTTTTATTATCTATAAGCTGAAAAGCTCTATTAACTATAAACTTTCAACTATAAACTATCATCTAGTACCATTGTACAGCGTTCGAATAACCGCTGCGCTTGTCGTATTTCAGCGCATCTGTCAGGGTGGCTGCGTTACAACGGAAGGTGAAGTTGTAGCTCGTATATGGAGCGAGAACCACAGAACAGCTCATGTTAAAACAGTGAAGATCACGAGCCAGACTGGCGGTGGTCATACTGATCTTGTGGTTGTCAAAATCATAACCGGATGAGAAACTGATGTTCCAGCCATCACTGATTCTTACGTTACCACTCATGTTCAGAGTCTGGGTAAACTTGTATGCATAGCGCATCGTCTTCTCATTGAACTTCTCTCTTCGCGTATCCTCGCGCATCGTTACACCATAACCGAAGGTCAGCGACCATGGCATCTTAAACGCCATATAACCATCTGAATCCGTTTCAGCCTTGCCGCCCTTCTTGGCTGCCGTCTTACCCTTCTCCATGCTGTCGTCTACGTTGCTCTCGATGTCGGTATCCAGACCTTCATCGTCATCATCATTGCGCTGGCTGTTCTTCTTGTCGTCCTCATCATCGCCCCCGCCAAAGAGTTTCTTCAGCTTCTCCGGGTTCAGTGTGAACGAGAAGTTCTGCGACATACCCTGGAATCGTCCGAACCTGCCCTTGCCCCACTCCGTATGGGTACCCACATAAACATTGTTCTGGTCGTCCAGCTCGTAGGCATAGGTGGCAAACACAGCGTTCATGTTGAAGGTATAGTTCTTCCACCATTTCAGTCTGAGGTTGATGTTCATATCGCTCCAAGGGCGAACCTTGGCTGCGGTATTGTAACTCATGTTGATGTCGAACGCATCGATGATACTGAGTTTCTTGTATCCGGTAGAGTCCTTATCGCTCTTCACCTTCATCTCGATGTTGTTGCCCAGGGTAAACGAGATATTACCGCTCTTACCCTTGCCCGGCGCACCATAAAGGGCATTGGCATACTTCGAGTAGCTCACCAGCGATACGTTTCCGTCAGCATCGGTCTTCTGGTAGGTGTCCCAGTAGCCGTAGCGTGAAGCTCCGAAGTCTGGGGCATAACTGAAGCTCACCGTAGGCGTAAACACGTGGCGCACAGCCTGTATCTTATCTCCGAAGAGTTTGCGGTTTGGTATGTAGAAACCATAGAGCTTGGTAGAGAGACCTACGCTCATGTTCCAGTTATACACGTTGTTGAAACCGTAGATGGTATCACATTTCTCCGTTTGGCTGGCTTCATCCCATGATCTCTCCACCTTGTTGGTATACATACGGTCGGTGAAATTGAACGATGGGTTCACGTTGAGATATTTGAAGAGCGTGAATGTAGCGCTCACCGGTATCTGATGCTGCCATCCGTTGCGCCAGTCCTTGATGAGTGAACTGTGCATCAGCTTATCCTCTTTGGTATTGATGCTGTTAGAGATGTGTCCCGTATAGCTCATGGCTATCTTCTCGTACCATTTCTCGTCGCCCACCATCTTCTTTCTGCGGAACGGATAGAAGCGCGAGATGCTGATGTTGAGGTCGGGCAGCGTCATGGCGATGGATGAATCGCGCATGTTCTGCGAGAGGTTGGCGGTGGAACTGAGCGTCATACCGATGCTTGAGAACGAGGTGCTCCAGTTGACAGATGAGGTTCGCGTACTCTGCGTCATCGTCTGCGGATTGTAGAGCGAATTGAGGTTGTTGCGTTCGTAGCTCGATGTGGCGAAGTTCACACTTGCCGAAAGCGAACTGTATGGGTTTGCCTTGCTGTCCTGGCGGTGGCTCCATTGCAGTTTGAAGCTCTCCTGCTCGGTAAAGTCTGGCATTCCCTTGTCGCCGTTCTTCGTATCCTGGTAACTGAAGAAGAAGGAACCCGAGTATTTGTATCTCTTTCGGTAGTTGCTGGCTGCCGAGAGTCCCCACGATCCCTTGGTATAAATCTCGCCCAGCAGCTTCAGGTCCCATTTATCGTTCATGGCGAAATAATATCCGCCATCTCTGAGATAGAATCCTCGTGCCGTTTCATCGCCGTAGGTTGGCATGATGAAACCGCTGCTGTAGCTCTTGGTGAACGGGAAGAAGCCGTAAGGGATGGCAAGCGGCATAGGCACATCGCACACCACGAGATAGGCTGGTCCGAATACCACATCCTTGCCCGGCCTTACCTTGGCTCGGGAGAGCGAGATGTAGAAGTCGGGATGCGGATCATCGCAGGTGGTATACCTTCCGTGCTGCAGATAGATGACTCCCGATGAGTCGCGTTTCGACTTCATACCGGTCAGGAATCCGTCTTGCTGTTCTGTATATACATTATTAATAAGGGCCTTCTTGCTCTTGAAGTTGAATTTGATGGTGTCGGTATCATAGGTATCGCTACCCATCTTGAAGACAGGTTTGCCCTTGATGCCTCCCTCCGCCGTACTATCGGGTGTACCCATCGCCTTCACGTTGCTCTTGTCCATATCCATGGAGATGCGGTCGGAACTGAGGTCCATGTTGGTATACTTCACGTTGGAGTTTCCGTAGAGATATGCCACCTTGTTCTTGGCATCGTATACGAGAGAGTCGTCCGCCTGATAGTTAACCGGTGCGTCTACTCCACCCTGTTTCTTTCTGGCGATACTGTCGAGGCGGATACTGTCATCCACCACTTTATTATGTTTCCATATAGCTTTCTGCAGCGAGTCCATCTGCGTGGTGTCGTCAGCCTGTTTCAGTTTGGGATTTATTTCGTTGCCCAGCGAGTCTACGAACACACTGTCACCCACGCTGTCCACGGTTTCCGTCTTCTCCGTTTTCTTCTTTTTCTTTTTCGAATCGGGCGTACCTGGGTTAGCCACCATCATACACGAGATGGCAGCGAGCAGCAGCATAGCTATCGTCGATTGTTTTCTCATTCAATAAATTAGAATTCTATTCAAACATGCGTTCCCATTGCTGGAAGCGTTTTACTCCTTCCTCTCCGAACTTCATGAGACTTTTTTCTGCTTTCTCAATTGTTTTTTCCCGGTCGAGGTGAGTTTTGCTGAAGAATTTATCAGCGTAGCAAATCACCTTCTCTTCCATGGTTTCCGGCAGGAAATCCTGATGTGGCAGGGGCAGGTTCTGTGCTATGATCTGTGCCTCTGTAATGCCTGCACCGGTATGGCGCTCACATACGCGGGCATGTCGCTCATATCCTTCCTTGCGCAGGATTTCTG
This genomic interval carries:
- a CDS encoding transglycosylase domain-containing protein — translated: MNKIKSLFAWLWQKFRAFCTWYKGLYQGRAWYTKTLVALASCIVAFILYLGAVDINFLWLFGKSPGYFSGILDPQTSEASEIYSADGKLIGKYFNENRTPVEYDEVTPDFFKALVDTEDERFYKHIGIDPIGVFAAAKDALLHHNGRGASTITQQLAKNMFRVRSQYSTGLLGKIPVLRLLIIKSKEWIIAVKLETVFSKKEIITMYANTVDFGSNSYGIKTAAKTYFNTTPKELTTGQAAVLVGMLKATTYYNPRTNPENSLARRNTVLYNMVTHGDLSKDRYNELKDEPIKLDFKVEENYDGQAKYFREAVANYLKDWCKDEGYDLYTSGLKIYTTIDTRMQKYAEDAARKQMKQVQQNFNNHWSIRRTKAGKGNWMGQDPWQDENHNVIPNFIQGIAERQPFYKALIARFPNNPDSVNYYYKEWVHPVKVFDYDKGSITMNMTSEDSIKYMTTFMHCAFVAMEPQTGAVKAWVGDIDFDHWKYDKVTAERQPGSTFKLFVYTEAMNQGLTPCDKRRDEYISMEVYDKKKHEMTTWRPSNANGSFSGDSIPLKSAFAKSINSVAVRLGQEMGIKRIIETAKKMGINSPLDDTPSLALGSSDVNLLEMACAYSTIANNGKHHDPVLVTKIVDHDGKVVYEGPTDSEQVIPYKSAFLMQQLLQGGMKEPGGTSQSLWGYVGNYRDTEFGGKTGTTNNHSDAWFMCVSPKLVVGAWVGGEYRCLHFRTGALGQGSRTALPVCGYFLQSVFGDPAFQQYHGKFDKPQDSDITRDMYICASYAPKPKVDTTKVDSTAFQEEIVLDDEGNPIIREVPAKKAESESANGTATTEEKKEKKKAKPTEQPVNFDDL
- a CDS encoding AAA family ATPase, coding for MIDLDNPELQNALQIIQFTRRSLFLTGKAGTGKSTFLRYIAANTKKKHIILAPTGIAAINAGGSTLHSFFKLPFHPLLPNDSMYSVRNIRNTLKYNSEKIKIIREVELIIIDEISMVRADIIDFLDKVLRVYCRNMREPFGGKQLLLVGDIFQLEPVVREDDRRLLSPFYRSSFFFDAKVFEYFKLVSIELKKVYRQSDPVFISILDHIRTSQVPMQDLQRLNQRVGAQLDESDSKLAITLSTRRDTVDYINDSQLQCLPGEPCLFRGHIQGEFPESSLPTPIELYLKTGAQVIFIKNDIEHQWVNGTLGTIIGFDEDEDAKIYVRTEEGKDVMVEPAAWSNMRYHFNEIEKKIEEEEIGRYEQYPIRLAWAITVHKSQGLTFNQVKIDFTGGVFAGGQTYVALSRCTSLEGISLQEPLRQSDVFVRNDVKQFARHYNDQSTINTALTQSKADKQYHDAVKAFDRGDMQSALDNFFLAIHSRYDIEQPLAKRFIRKKLNRVNELQAENERLREEIRKKDEEKEKQQKFLKRLATEYVIMGKECEKEGMKEAAIMNYRKALTLYPEHPEAKKRLLKVKK
- a CDS encoding putative LPS assembly protein LptD, which encodes MRKQSTIAMLLLAAISCMMVANPGTPDSKKKKKKTEKTETVDSVGDSVFVDSLGNEINPKLKQADDTTQMDSLQKAIWKHNKVVDDSIRLDSIARKKQGGVDAPVNYQADDSLVYDAKNKVAYLYGNSNVKYTNMDLSSDRISMDMDKSNVKAMGTPDSTAEGGIKGKPVFKMGSDTYDTDTIKFNFKSKKALINNVYTEQQDGFLTGMKSKRDSSGVIYLQHGRYTTCDDPHPDFYISLSRAKVRPGKDVVFGPAYLVVCDVPMPLAIPYGFFPFTKSYSSGFIMPTYGDETARGFYLRDGGYYFAMNDKWDLKLLGEIYTKGSWGLSAASNYRKRYKYSGSFFFSYQDTKNGDKGMPDFTEQESFKLQWSHRQDSKANPYSSLSASVNFATSSYERNNLNSLYNPQTMTQSTRTSSVNWSTSFSSIGMTLSSTANLSQNMRDSSIAMTLPDLNISISRFYPFRRKKMVGDEKWYEKIAMSYTGHISNSINTKEDKLMHSSLIKDWRNGWQHQIPVSATFTLFKYLNVNPSFNFTDRMYTNKVERSWDEASQTEKCDTIYGFNNVYNWNMSVGLSTKLYGFYIPNRKLFGDKIQAVRHVFTPTVSFSYAPDFGASRYGYWDTYQKTDADGNVSLVSYSKYANALYGAPGKGKSGNISFTLGNNIEMKVKSDKDSTGYKKLSIIDAFDINMSYNTAAKVRPWSDMNINLRLKWWKNYTFNMNAVFATYAYELDDQNNVYVGTHTEWGKGRFGRFQGMSQNFSFTLNPEKLKKLFGGGDDEDDKKNSQRNDDDDEGLDTDIESNVDDSMEKGKTAAKKGGKAETDSDGYMAFKMPWSLTFGYGVTMREDTRREKFNEKTMRYAYKFTQTLNMSGNVRISDGWNISFSSGYDFDNHKISMTTASLARDLHCFNMSCSVVLAPYTSYNFTFRCNAATLTDALKYDKRSGYSNAVQWY
- a CDS encoding HDIG domain-containing metalloprotein, which produces MNYQAIIDKYYPEDNELRHILITHSQSVARKALQIVSYHPELQLDAQFIEEAAMLHDLGIFMTDAPGIQCFGSQPYICHGRLGAEILRKEGYERHARVCERHTGAGITEAQIIAQNLPLPHQDFLPETMEEKVICYADKFFSKTHLDREKTIEKAEKSLMKFGEEGVKRFQQWERMFE